The following is a genomic window from Homalodisca vitripennis isolate AUS2020 chromosome 5, UT_GWSS_2.1, whole genome shotgun sequence.
tccagttttttttttttgggtaccccctcgtataacAAACAGTTAATACAAAAAATGGAGTTGTGAGTATAGTACAGATTATGTTACTATgaagtaatatataacaaacagtTAATACAAAAGATGGAGTTGAGAGTACAGTGCAGATTATGTTACTATGAAGTTGTATATAACAAACAGTTAATACAAGAGATAGAGTTGAGAGTACAGTGTAGATTATGTTACTATGAAGTAGTATATAACAAACAGTTAATACAAAAGATGGAGTTGAGAGTACAGTGCAGATTATGTTACTATgaagtaatatataacaaacagtTAATACAAAAGATGGAGTTGAGAGTACAGTGCAGATTATGTTACTATgaagtaatatataacaaacagtTAATACAAAAGATGGAGTTGTGAGTATAGTGTAGATTATGTTACTATgaagtaatatataacaaacagtTAATACAAAAGATGGAGTTGAGAGTTTAGTGTATATTATGTTACTATGAAATAGTATATAACAAACAGTTAATACAAAAGATGGAGTTGAGAGTACAGTACAGATTATGTTACTGTgaagtaatatataacaaacagtTAATACAAAAGATGTAGTTGAGAGTTTAGTGTATATTATGTTACTATGAAGTAGTATATAACAAACAGTTAATATAAAAGATGGAGTTGAGAGTACAGTGCAGATTATGTTACTAGAAGGagtgttgttatatattaattgtgAATAGAATCTTGTAGAAAGTATTGTGTACAAAAAGTCTCACAAGCCCAGCAACCGTTACAGTAGTTTTTACACATAATGATTTTACGTCAATAACTGTTCTTAAAGTAACAGTTCTAGTGAGGTAAAATTTCCGGGAATTTATACTTGGGGAAAAATTCCCAGGGAACATTGCCGGGAATTTATGATTTCCTCTTAAAAGCGTAGGTCAGTGGGCactacacaatattttttttaatcccttagatctaatatattaatatgaacatataaataaattcttagagttatattcaaaaataaaaatcatacaagaCTTAATTCCttcacataaattttaaaattatgatacttttcatctttaaatgttattgaatacCACACGATTGCTGAGTGGATCACTACGAACCATGTTTTCTAGTATCGAAGGAGTGgtcaaatttttaaacctatcACAAATTCTTGCATATTTGTCATAAAACAGTGAAAACTCCCAAATTACTAATAGgtcattttaacttattaaatgaaactgtaaatttaaatatttgcattttttatatttaaattagatttgaGATCTTCTCTATTTATTCAGATCAGGTCTTCCAAAAAAAAGAGCATTAACACtttattggttattattaaattgttcacAGTAAATGAGTGTAGGCTAGTTGTTATATGTTAATACTTAGTTTTCATCATCTTCATCTTCCATCGCATCATCATGTCCAAACTCATTCTCAGTTTCTTCCATGATGAAGTTTTTGCCATGGtatatcacaatattttttatcatttggCTTTGTTATTgatcatttaaaacaattaaaggtccaaaactgttttaagacaaaataaatctCATTTAAATGAGTTATTCCATAAATTCCCTTGTTTTTGGTACTTATAAAGCATTTGGAAAATATTCCTATTTATAAATTCCCTCCCCACTGGGAATATTCCCGGCTCATGTCACTAAACAGTCCTGTTTTGTTGCAGGATTCTTACTGAAACAGCTGGTCCAAGAAGGTTGCACTGGGTCTAAACCAACGTCACCCAAAACAGCTTTGAGACTAGTGCCTCCAAATACTTACCAGAATCTGCCTGTATCTCTCGCTGCTTTGAACATAAATGACATCCGGACACCTCCAGTTGTAGAGCCGTCCAAGGCGAGAGTCCCCCCACCTCAGCCACTCTCTCGGGTCATACAACTTCCACACATCAGGACTAATGTTATGTACGAGGACCGGGTACCGGTTACTCCTGTGGAGGAGCCTAACCCTTCTGTCGTACAAGAGAAACAGGCCGCCAGACTGATCGTCATCAGGAGAAAGAAGATGAAGAGACACAAGTTGAAGAAGTTGCGGAAGAAGATGAAGTTCGAGTGGGCAAAAGTCAGACAGAAAAGAGAACTGAAGAAGGAGAAACTGTTCCAAGCCGGTCTCCTTGAGAAGATTAGACTGGCGCAGAGTTTTGACCCCGCAAAATTTGCCGCAGAGAAAATTGCCAAGGCGAAGGAAGTGGAACTTCCACAGGTGTGGCACGGCGTCAGATACCCTGACTTCATCATCAAACAGCTGCTGGAGGAGCAGGAAAGGAAACAGAAGGAGAAAGAAGCCGATGAGAGGAGAAGAGCAAGTATGAGTCCTTATGTGAAAGATTACTTGGACAAACTTCCtaagtaattgtaaataatagaGTATAAATACTGTAGTgtgtgataaataaatacaatttacatcaATTTGCCTTGAAATCTTTTATTACATCAATgcatgttttacaatttatttgttaccatcaaagattttacaTTCTTAGGTGATGATTTAAGTAATTCACTAATTATACcacacttaaaattataaataaaaaatacacgtgAGTATAATGTTGGTTCCaagaaaacatactttttaaatcTGCACATTAATTGGTTAAATTGTTCTTAAGAGTTAGATCCAGATTAGTGGGATGCTTACGATCACACTGACTGGAATTGTTAAGCTTTTGACAATGTAAAAGAACTTCCTCTCTATCAAAttaatacatgtataaaaatacttcctttacaagacaaaaatattttatttaaatattaaagctaACACTATTATCACACTAAATTAAACACAGTTCTTTATTGTATCATAACAATATCAgtctttttaatactatttaaatggaaatatgtacaaattgaaaatacactttgataatattgtttaatgtaataCTGCCCACATCTGTTTAGTACTCCATGATTCTGTAAGTTCTCTCGTCTCATATTACActgtaaaattgatatttttctatctaaaacaaattgtaaaatattatttttaaaatattaaagcattaAAACTCAGTTCCGgaaatatatatagttaaaactaatttttatattgcttttcTATTTCATGCATATAAATGCTCTTTTCTTCATACATATCATGACTACGATTattctaaaatctaaaaattttttagCTTGACAGATTTAATATTGAGAActcaataaataaagttaatacgATTCTtgttaaaatactgtacacaaatttaagatttaacacaattctacattttttaaaaatccagacaagacaataaattatattaattaataattttatattgatcaATTAATTATGGTTTAAGTACAAGTACCTTTAGGATTGAAAAATGTTCTCTACATTTAAATCAGTAACAAATACTTGCATGCGTGCACTGTCAatggtattataaaaaatattcacagaATGCCTTACATATATCACAAATTGTAcacaaacactaaaataatacactaataataaCTTGTCATCATGGTAGCACtttgaaatgttacatttatgaaatgtaacattccaaaaatgtttttagacTTAAGGCAAGGACCCGTCTTTGTTTGCCTTAACGATGGGAGGTTTTACAGTGTTGTTGTTGACCGTGTCCTTCTGTGGTCCCAGAGTCTTGGTTCTTCCGCAGAAATAGTCCTCGATCTCTTGCAGGGTGCGACCCTGCGTCTCTGGGAGGTACAGGAAGAAGAAGATAGTACCCAGAAGGGACACAGTACCGTACATCAGGAAAGTTCCAAACGTGCTTACTGATTTGAAGAATGGGAAGGTTTTCACAACGATGAACACGCAAAAGTGTCCAACAAAAGTGGTCAGTCCGCCCATAATACCTCGGACCTGGAATAAAGAATTtatcaagataaaaatataatatacaactcAGGAacacatttatattgtaaaacatgGAATTCGGTTATGTGTTAACACggtcaattataatattaaataatattagatcattttcaattattaattgtaagttgaactgtatataaaacaatcttacaaATCATATATATTGTAAGATTTTCACAACAATGAAACCCACATGACTGTCCAGTACAGtcgaaaacattttacatttcttaCTTAAtggttttttagatttttcagtTCTTTTATTTGATTAAGTGAATTGAAATAATATACTGATAGTCAAAATACTGAAAGATATTGATTTTGCAAGTGGCTAAATATTCTGGAAAGAATAAGCTATTACATATTTGACTAAAATTTGTGGAAAAATAGGTACTAGTACATGTAAATGATTAGAATCACTCACCGTGACTAAAATTTGCATGATGATGCTTCTCTACATCCAATTTCCGTTAGGAAATCTGTAGTATCAATAATATCATAGCcatgaatttttgaaaataggTATTCAGGAAAGTGTAGTTTGTTGTACTTTATTTGCTTTCAAGTTGGCAACAGTGCAACATAAACTGACATGAGCACAGTTCagttatgtaaaaaaatcaaaacaacctCTGCACATTCTACTAGCTTAAAGTATGTCAGCAAGGTTACAATTTtgtagtagtaaaaataaaaagaacatacCTTGGAAGGGTAAAGTTCCCCGATCATGACCCAGGGCACAACCAGGTATCCGATAGTTGAGGCTGCCATAAAGACAAACAGGTTGACCACTGGGAACCAGGTGGCTATCTTCTCCACACCTTGCGCTGTCCACTGGTCTGACATGTACATGTAGAACCCAAAACCAAACATGGACACTCCACAGCCTACGCCTGCACAGACAGATGAATCACTTAACCACTGCTTGTAGTTGGGACTAGATAACTACGTTGTGGTAGTAAATATCCCTATTGCACAATTAAAAAGGGAATACCTGAAAAGGTCCATGTCACAAAGTGTCGAGGCATTTGTCAACAGATTGCCTAATTTAATTAAAGTGCCCCAAAAGAAGGTACTACAACTCATCTGAAAACTGTGTTAATTGCGAAAGCAAGTTATACTAAAGCCGAGTTCATTGGACATCATTGGGAGAATGCAGAATTGGAATCCCTGCCGGATGCTAACGTGAAACAGATTGAATGATACATGAAATTTTATCAATTGCTTATTCAGGAAATggttatcattatttaaataattcagtattactgacatttactgCTGAAATACCGTTCTCAAAAAAAATTAACGGGTTttgaactttttaaggaacaaagtgGGGTCTTAATCTCTGTCCACTGCGGGAAAATaccagttgtctggacccccctcCTGAaatcttttcctggctacgttcttgtctaGTGTAACTGCTTCATAGAACAATAATCGTGGCACAGCATAGTCCAATGTCAAGCCCAAATGCATCAGAAATCTACACTTTGAGATAGGGAGATCCCACATATGAGATGTTTCAGAACTCAATATTGTACTTTTGAGATAGGCCTAGCTTAATCTCTATACCGGTGTAGAGCAATGAACATAGGCTCTTCAGTTTGTTTTACATCTTTAAACTTcaacaaatctaaaaaatttCAGTAGGAACTAGTACGGAAAGGCACACTGCATGAATTTcaagcaaactttaaaaaattcaaatatcagctttattttaacttaacttgCTTTAAATACTGCTAAAGGAGTAGTGAATTATGATATATTACGAACCATGAGTGGCTTACGTTAGCATTACATGTTTTCTGGCATCAAGGGCAAAATTGCCTTGTACTTGCTGAAAAATGCTTGATGAACAACTAGTTTAGCAATAACATGAAGTCATTATTGATAATATCTGCTCCAGTGTAGGCAGCATTGAACCTGTTCCATCTCCA
Proteins encoded in this region:
- the LOC124363272 gene encoding uncharacterized protein LOC124363272 — encoded protein: MSVRFHQSLARVSFRGFLLKQLVQEGCTGSKPTSPKTALRLVPPNTYQNLPVSLAALNINDIRTPPVVEPSKARVPPPQPLSRVIQLPHIRTNVMYEDRVPVTPVEEPNPSVVQEKQAARLIVIRRKKMKRHKLKKLRKKMKFEWAKVRQKRELKKEKLFQAGLLEKIRLAQSFDPAKFAAEKIAKAKEVELPQVWHGVRYPDFIIKQLLEEQERKQKEKEADERRRASMSPYVKDYLDKLPK